The genomic stretch GCTTCCTGCACTCAGCGAAACAGCGAACCCCATCGACCTCCGCCCCGAGGGTTGAATCGAGCCCTGCTTCTGCCACTGGACGTACGACCAGCAGACATGCCAATGCGGGCGAAGGACGAACGAGCGTAGCCGGTGAACGACGCACATCAAGCCGCATTAGCGGACGTCAGTCAAGCCAAGGAGAAAGGCCCGGTTGGAGATAGGCTCTCACAAAACGGACGTTTATTCTTGATGCACCCGCAAACAACTGAACGAACACCTTCCACTCATTTCATCGAACGACAGCAACATGACGCATTCATGTCAGCGATATTCCCAATAGCGTTTTCATCACTTCACTTCCACCATGGATCCTGGTTTGGTCCTCCACCCGTTCCTTAGTATTGACTTTAGTGCCGAGTTGCTTTCTTCTTTGTTGGAACGCCTCCCGATGTATCATTGACTATTCGATCTCACCTCTGGATCATTATCCTCTGTATTTGACTTGGCGTTTGAGCGGTTGGGAGAACAGTATCCTATACCCCGGTGTTGATTTGTTTGCTTTTCCGATACACCTTCTTTCCACCACATTCTGCCCGTTTGTCAAGCGTCTGCGGGATCTTTCAGCGCCGTTTTTTTTTCAATTTTCTGAGCATGTTCGAGGAAGCAGTCAACAGTTTGGTAGATACTTTAACTAGATTGGTACGCATAGGTGGAGAGTTTGAGGAAAGGGCTAACACTATGCACGCATGGCGTTGGTAGTAGTTAGAATTGATACCATATTTGAAAGGGTTTTTTTTACAACACAATCGCCTGTGCCTTGTCGAATGTGAAATGGATGGTGAGCTGGATGTGGTTTAGCCCAAGGGTCCATCTTTAGCGTCTCTTCAGCTGCGGCTGGCGTCTACTCGGTGGGTGGTGACATAGCCTCAACCTATTCGCCTAATCGAAGCCTCATTACGCCATCGTGAAGAATCACCGATACTTGTAAAAGCTTATGTCCAGCTGTAAATGTCGTGCATTTAGCCCATTTGGAACTTGTTTATTCTCAAGTCTAGAATCACGCCCTCCATTTGCGACCATAGATAACGACGAACGACACCATAgcaacaccaacaacaccaTTTATTCGCCAATACGACCCATCACGCGACTTCCGAGCCGGTCTCGATGTAGTATGTTTTCTTCTTCCACCTCGCCCTCTCCCCGCACTCTTCTTCTCCGCTCATGTCAAACTCGCCTAACACCAACAAAAACACGTAGTTCCTATCGACCATCGACGCAAGTTTAGACTATGAGCCTGCACGTACTATTGGCGCATACCTTTGGTACACACCATATGTCACCCTCAGTCCGTCTAATTGTTTCGTGCTCGACGCCGGTGACGGCCAGGTCGTCAGTTACTGTATTGGTACGGCTGATACGGCGGCATTTGCGCGGCAGTGGCGTGAGGTGTTTTTGGGTAGTGTGGACGAGATCGTTGTTCCTAGGCCAGGGGTTGAGAATGCGGATGTGGGGATGGAAGGGGAGACGGTTGGGTGGTTGAGGAGGGCGGTGTGGGGGGCGGAGTGTAGTGCGTTACTTGGGGAGGAAGAGATGTTAGAGAGGTGGGAGTCGCATTTTCATGTCAACGTGTTGAAGGGGTGGCAAAGAAAGGGGTGGGGGAGGGAGTTGGTGAGAAGGTTTTGTGAAGAAGTGGAGAGGAAGGAGGTGAGGGGTGTGCATTTGGATGTTGCGACGGGGAATGAGGGAGCGCGGAGGTTTTATGAGGGACTGGGGTTTAGGCAGTGTGAGGGAGTTTGTGGGAAAGACGAAGGGGCTGTGACTTTGGTGAAAGAGTTGGGTCTTAACGCAGAGATGGAGAGATGAATGTGATATATGCTGGCTATGTGCTTTAATCAACCAAGGATGCGCAGGTCATAGTTGTGATGACCTTTCCTCCGCGGCCTCTTCACCACTGTCTCCTCTGCAGCTATCGTTCTGCGCCTTGACGGCACCTTAGCTATCACACGCGTATTCACTTCTTCTATATTTCTCATCTTTGCACCCAATGTCTCCGCGAAAGCCTTTGCAAACGCTCGAGCAACAGAATCATACGGCTCCTCTTGCGTTTCTACGGCAAACTGATGCGCCCCATACCATCTTGTTACCTCATTCACGAAAAAGCCCTTGCCATCCGGTGCAACGCCGATATCAAGCCGAGCGCCTACGTTCAGTGAGCTGAAACCAATGTCACCTGTAGCTTGAAGTCGTTTATACACATCCAGCGCGTAGGCTGTTAGCGTAGAGTAGCTTATCTGTGGATACTGTGGCCATGTTGTCTGAGGTGTTACTCTAGCCGCACTATAACCTTTCGGCAGTTTAGTAGCGTTTCGCGCAATCATGTTTGTGGTGGAGGTAGAGGATGTGCTCGAATCTGCGTTATCGTCCTTCCATAGGGTGTGAATGGCATTGACGATGTACGGTGTTCTCGTGGCAGCAACACCAGAAGACCCTTCGGTCGCAACAAATACTCTAAACTCCCCAAAATCTACCAAGAAAGTCACATAATCCTGATGGAACCACCGATAAAACCCGGTCTCATCCAACTCATCCTCATGATCAACTGGATACTTGCCTTCTGTGCACTTGGGCCCCCCACGTGCATCAGCACGCAGGATCTGAACGTGATCCCCACCGCAGCTGTTTGAACGCTTCATAACACTCGTATTAGCGCTTGAGAGGGTGCATTCAGCCGTTGTCCCGGGATAACACGTCTTCGGTCTCCACGTCCCTGTCTCCTCTGCGATACGATCGAACGCTAGCATATCGTAGATTTTGGCATCGGCCCACACTATCTCTTCGCGGGGAGGGTAGATGGCTCCGCATTCGTGTGTTAGGGAGTCGTATGCACGCGCCCAGGTATAAGGGTGAATGTCTTGTAGTGCATCGAGCCAGATTAGCAAGTTCTTCTTCTCAGCAGTGGTTTTCGTGGATATATGTGAGAGGGCGGCGGAGACGGAGGAGAGGTAGGTGATTTGGAATGGGTAGGTTTGATGGAGGTGCTCGGTTGTTACTATTGTTTGGTGGAGAGCGGAGTATATCTTGCCTGTATAGGTGAAGGTGTTTAGGTAGCCTTTTGTTTCGCTACGGAGGTGGGCGCGGATGCGTTTTATGGAGGAGGGGTGGAAGTAAAGGGGGCGTGCAGTGGAAGGGGATGGTTGGTAGGTGATGTGGGTTGTACTGGACTTATCGACAGGTATCAGACGTGTGTGTTCGTCGATGGAGACCCAGAGAATGTGTCGCTCATTCGATCTAGGAAAGGAAGGAGTCATGTTCTACCGTGATTGGACAGTAGCTGCAAGATACACCGTATTTGCTTTTCTTGAGATAAGCGACAGTTTTGGAAGTGATATACAAGGGGGGGCGCTATAAAATATTGTTATGTTTGCTTGGTGGGTAAAACCTGTTTGGCATGTAGATCGGATTATGGCAGAAGGATCTTCATATGGCTAGATAGGTAGGAACTTGTTATGTGGAAGTGAAGTGACATCTAAAGAAGGAAGATGAAAATAGTCATGACGATATGAATTTGGGATAGCAAGTTCATGTATTACACATATTTTGTCATCGTTATCATTCATAATTTGCTGCTTTTGTCTCATATGCTAACATGTCTTCCATGATGTAATATCTTTTGCAAAAGTCTTAAGTCAAAAGGTCTCTCAATAATGCTTTTCTCAAAGGACTATGTGGTTCTCCTCCGTTCTCCAAGACCCACGCATCAGAGTATAAAGATCGCCAAACCCTTCTCTGACCGGATAACAAATGCTTCCATACTCGATAGATTCTATTCCTGAACCATGTTGGTACTTTTCCAAGGCTCGCCGTAAGACACGCTGTACATTTTCATTGGGAAAGGAAATCTTTTTAATAGCCCGGCTGCATGAGTTGAGCGAAGCCGTCATGTCGCGCTCGCCATTCGTCCGATTTGATTGCATGCCCAGTGTGCGAGCGTTTTGCTCCGTCGAACTTTCTCAGCATCGACATCTTCAGCGTAGTCGGCATAAGAGGAAATGAGGTCTAATGCGCCTTCGCCCAAACCTATCCACATGGCTGGATATGAAACGGCAGTGTAGACTTGCATCATGTCGGTTCGTTTCATGGTGTTGGCTTGGTTGCTGCGTGCTTTCTCGCATAGTTCCTGGATGAGGCGCGAAAGATGGAGAAGCTCTCCGCGCTCGGCTGGTGATAATATAGTGTTGGTGTGGTATGTGATGGATTCTTTGTATGGGGCTGTGTTCAGTTCGTCGAAGTTGGCGTCGAGAGCATAGGCTACGATTTCGATTAAATACCGGCGTAGCTGCTCTTCTTGACAACTGAGTTTTGTGGCATTTGGTGGTGTGATGAAGTTTATTTCGGTTGGAAGGGTCGGGTCAGCCAGGGGTGCTGGTATTTCGGCATTATTTGGGTCGATCTGGCTTATCTTCTCTGATGGTCCGAAGTATGCATGTGATTCCGACGTATACGGGGGAAGTGGATCATCTTGTGTAGAAGAAAATGAAGGATATACAATTCGCTCAGGTGGCCCAGGTCGTGCGGTTTTTGTCGGTTGTTTTCTCATCTTGGGAACATTCCGGCGTGGTCGAAAGAGGTCGAAAAGACCTAGAGAGATTTTGAAACAGCCTAGTGCCCCTGTATTGAATGCCATCACGGACTATGAGGTCACTTGTAATAGAGAAGCAGAGATATGACGATAGGGGCAGATGAAGTTGCTTGCACTATCTCTTGAAAGTGTGAAGGATCGAGTTGTTATAAATCAGGTTCTGCATACGAGTTTATTAAGTGCTTTTTTGCACGTCTCGAACTCCATTGCGTCGTGGTAATTTCCTATTGTCGTATTGAGTTCACTTTTGGAAGGCTGATCCTTCGAAAATGAAGGTTTATGCTAGCCTCAATGAACCGCTAGATCGAAAAAAAGTAAATACATCATAGCGGTAGGTGCCCAGagaaaaagagaagaagattgGAAGGATGCTTGCGCTGAGAAACAGACGAGGGAACGAATCAGAAACTGAGCGAAGAATCGACACGTGACCGAGGTGACGATCTAGTGTGGGGCCGTGCACACCGTTATTGCTGCACAACATCACCGATCTACAGAGGTCCTCATGCAGCTGCACATCATTGTTTTGATATAGTTAGACAGATAGGGCGGCAGCTTGGGTCTGAAAGCGTGATCCCACAATTACGTTCGATACCTGCAGTAGCTGGTGTGGCTCGGCGCCGGCATCGCACCCGTGCAACGTACTGCACTGTCCACTCTGCGACGACCTGGGGTACGACCCGACAAACCACATCATCGAGGACAATTTTTGAAAGTCAAAATGCCGCGGTCCATGGCAATTCAGTAATTTCGCATGGAGAATGGAGTATAAGCGTCGTGCGTATATAAGTGAATTACCATCCAACAATTTAAGTACTGGACTCTACTTCAATCGGCGCCTTGGGCAGTTTCTTACTCTTCTTTGCTTTCTTGCTCTTTTTTGGAATTGGGAACGCTTCACGCCCTTCGATCGGCACCTGCCGTGGGCTATCGCCTGCCACACTCGCCCCGGCCACCACATTCGCCTCCACAACAGGCTTGATCGCTTTCTGCTCGACCTGCATCACAGAATCGAATCGTACATGAGCGGACGCCTCGGGCTCTGTGGGGCTTACACCGTCTGCACCCAATTGGTCTGATCTCTTGCACATCTTTTGGTATGTCTTGCTGGAACCAAAGCCCAACTCATCTGTAAAGGGCTCAGGGGTCGGTGGAAATTCTGCCGTGGGCTCGATTTCTTCCATTTGCAAAGACTCTTCTTCTTTAAATTCTGTGAAGACATTGGCAGTCACAACCGCCGTTTCGACGATACCGTCCATGGGGATAGGCACCGGTACAGATTCTTCCACCGCCACGGGCCTTTCCACTGGTACTGGATATTCCACTTGCGCAGCCTCTTCTACTTGCGCAGCCTCTTCCACTTGGGCGGGCTCTTTCACTGGAGCGGTAGAGCAGTTTCCTGTCTCATAACCAGACTCTTCAATACTGCAGGTGGTTGAAGGCGCTAATTCTGAAACAAGACCGGGCGTCGGAGTAGTAGCCCTGTCTTCTCCAGCGACTGATGGTGCTGATATGCGGGCGTAGTTGCTTAATACAGTTTCCCACACTAGCCTTAGTAGCTTTCCGTTACCTTCAACCATCGAGATGAAATCAGGTTTTCGAAAAGGCTCCGGGTCCTCTGCCATGGCCCTGTTGAGCGCCTCTTCGACGTAGGTCTGATACCAAGTATCCCATTCTGGTAGAAGTGGAAATGTATGGTCCCTTGCTACAGAAAGAACGTCAAAGATGCTGATGTTGAAAGATCTGATCTTGTTTCTCGCCAGCGTGGCCAAGCCCGGCAAGTCGTAGCGGACGGCTGCACAGTATACACATCCACTGAGAGTGTAACCTTCTGGAATGACTGTGTCAGATGATGCTAGTGTACTGAGAGTCTGGTATCTCCCGGTATAGAGGTAGTCTATTAACGTATGTGCTGTCGTTTGGTCCAGCTCTGGTAACCGCACTGACTTGCCGGCGAAAGTCCTAGGACGATACTTTGCTGCGAGTACTTCGCTTCGGCTCAGAACTTTGTCGTGAACTAGAAATCGAGTAGCTTCAGAGCCCACTTCCAAGGTGATCATCTGTCCGTTTGCATATGGGCTTCAAGGTGTGACTGTTAACACTTTTGAGATACAAAGGATGGGTGGGAACTCACGAGCTGTTCTCAGCACTGATAGATAGGTCTCCAAAGCCACCTACAAGCTTTCCTTTCTCCTCATATTCTCCATTATAATGCACTAAGCCTAGTCTCGAGTTGTTGCTTATCGACATGTCGTGTTGATGCTAGACGACTCTGTTGGCAGTTGGCGGAAAGTCCGACCGGACACCTACATTTATCCTTGTCTCCCTACTTCCTCAAAAATGAGGCTCAAAATGAATGCGCTGTCAGTCTTTTGCAAGGTGCGGGGTTACATGCACTCGTGAGTTGTCAGTCGGACAAAGTTCTTCAGCCTGATGGGTTAGACGATCCTGTTGGCCAGCCTGTTCGTCCTTCACTGCACGCCACAAACAGCGCATCCAATCCCAATGATATGACGCTGAGTAGATGAATACCGGTCAGTTCGGGCCTGTATGCATTCTGATCAGATGCTATTAGGCTGTGCACCTTTGCATGATGATCCGTTCTCTGCATCGACACGACACGCCCCATGTCAAATGATTGGTCGCCAAACTCCGTGTTTGGAAACTAACATCAGGTTTCCGAAGACGCAAGATAATAAAGGCCAGTCAAGCTACGACGTGTTGAAGCTAACTTCTTCGCGATACTGATTGACGATCAATCCACTGCTTGCCGTGAAGAAAGAGCGCACTCAACTTACGCATGGTTCCTAAGTGCTACTTCACGGGTGCATATTTTAGTCCTTATTGTATTGCGTAGCATAGGTATTGTTTCCGTGAAGCTTCATTACTTCTACTGTAGTCATCCTCGCCACATTCGGGCGCTGGTGCAATGTTGGCTGGGAACGTGCGTGAAGCTCTCATGTGTAGTGGAGTCGAGCATAGTCTACATAGTCGATACATAAGTCCATCATGAGCGCCCACAATGCCAACGACATACCATCTCCGTTTCGTCTGTTCTATAAAGACAACTGAAACACTTTGCAAAATTCGGTTCACCCCATTATCAGATCCACAagctccttctccttcacgAGCTCCCATGCCTCGGCGAGAACGGCCCCGCTGGCCTTGTGATACGCGACGCCATCCACCCATTCAATCCACAGGACATAGTAGCATTCTTTGTAGGTAGCAAAATTCTGCCATGAATTCCCCTTCTTGCATTGAACATCCCAGTCTGTTCCCAGCGCCAATAGTGTTCTGCAGTAGCCTTTGCAAGTCGCCACAATCTCGATTGGATTTGGTGACGAGTAGTTGCTTCCTGTAGCTTTGAACATGGCTACGTTATCCTTATTGTGGAGCTGTAAATGGCCAATGTGCTGACACTGGAACGAAGACAGCCATAGTATGTTGTGTGGAAGCTCAGAAACAGGGTAGAAACAATTCCGACCGAGTAAGAATGCGCGAGTCGTTCGAGCGTATATGTAAGCCGTCTCCGGCAAAACTACGTCAGTGATTGCTGATGAAGGTTCCGGGACGGGAAATGGATAACAATATGTAACGTCGGGCTTGCGAACGTGAGTGAAGACCCAAGGTAAATCACCCAAAAACCCCCAGTTTTCACATTTTGAATGCTTAGAAATAGGGCCCCGTTTCCATCCTGGTGGCAAATTGGCAGCTTCATCCGCTGCTAGTGGGCGGTACTGATGCCATGTTGATTTGATTGGTCGCCGTTCAATCGAAGTGGGGTGGGCCATGGTATACCACTTAGTTACAGGCTCGGTAAAGGCATCAGACAACATCTGAGGAGTATCTCCCAAGGCTCTATCGTATGGCAGTTTTATGGAGCCGGCCCATCCAACCCAGGACACAACTGGGCAGTTGAGAGGACGTTGTAGTGGAGCGTCGTGCGTCTAACGCTACGCGCCTTGAGATCTCTGATTTGTCCGGGACCCACTGTAGTACCTGTTCAAACCAGAACTCAGGTATTCCATACAAAAAGCCATGCGGGCAGACCCGGCTGAGAATACTTTGGAAACCAGCGAAAGCTGGAAATGCGTCCTCTGCAAAACTCAGACCAAGTACATTATATGTTCTTACCAAAGAATAtgttgcggtttgtgaggcaagggtattgcgcatgtcacgtgcgttgtcctggcgctcctccctcccctccatgagcaccttctcccctcaccagcatcagagatacgtcatgtaaatagaccctgattatggctacatataaggtggccatgacagcacaacaacaacagaacacaatatactctgatgactgcctcgcgcggttacactttaaTTGACTGCATTGTACTGCAACAGATAGCCTAGTCTTTTGGCCACAGCGAAAGCATCTTTGACTGTTGTAGGTATTTTGGGAGCTGGTTCCGCGTCGGATAGTGAGTATTGCTGGAGAATCCGTTTACACAGCAGAGTTGTGTTTCGAAGCGTCTCTGTTTGGCCCCATTGATAACTCAGTGCAACGTAATCGCCTTTGACTTGGTCTCCTTTCACGAGACACATTTCCAGAGTATCGACAAGGTACCTGGGCATAATCAAATCCTCGTTCCTAAAGAAAGGCAGCATCTTGCATCGATCTGCGTGATTGGTGATGCAGGATGTGATCCACTCCCGAACCACTTCCGCGTCGACCCATTGAGGGTCAACAACTCGTATTATTCCAGGATGGTCTTGAATGGCAAAATTACGAACCAATCCCATTTTAGCCTGTGACGATGTCTGGATATGCCGAGGGAATCAGGGATCAGACAGGGGCTTAATATGGAAATATAATATTTTGTACCAATCTCCATAGTAATGCACCATGGAGTCCTTCCATGCGGGAATTTCCGATAGACCAGCCTGTAGAAGACCTGAGAACAGTTCCGCATGAGGATGACATGGAGCTTGTAAAAGATCCCCGAGAAGACTCAAATTCAAAGCAACTACGTTGAGTGTGCTACAGCACTCGATGGCTTTGGCGCAGAATTTACAACTATGGGGAATGCCAAGCACGCGATACTGGTTGCTTGTGGTGTCCGCTGGTTGAGGGTCCAGTAGACACATACTGAGATGAATCAACGAGATTGCAGCTTCGAGAATGCTGCACTAGAGATCTACTGGTGAATTGGTATACTGGTAGATTGGATGTGCGCAGTGTACGATCATGCATAGAGATGTGACAAGGACTTGAGTGGCAAGGCGGGGTACACGCAGGCGCATATGCAATCCTAGAAGCTAGCCTCGATCTAATCAAAGTAACGAACCGGCGAAACCATTGTGAATAGCCAGCAGTGTGTATATGTCCATAAAATTAATTCAAATTGAAAAATTAGTCATGCCAGACGGGGTGTCCCACAAGGCATCCCAGGAAAAGTCAAAAGCGTTTGGGTCCAGAATATCAGAGAGCAAGAATGAGGCATCGTCAAAGTTAGGCATGGACTGTATCTCAGTTCCACTGTTGCCATTGACAACAACATTTGTAAGCTCAGTCTCAGGCGGTTGTGGTAATTCTCGTGCGTTGAGCGACGCAATTTTCGACACCGGATCGGCGCATCTTTCCAAACAGTAGTTTGCAATGTCCCAGTCATAGTTATCTCGTGCGTGCTGTATATGCGTGATGA from Pyrenophora tritici-repentis strain M4 chromosome 1, whole genome shotgun sequence encodes the following:
- a CDS encoding AMPKBI domain containing protein, which produces MTPSFPRSNERHILWVSIDEHTRLIPVDKSSTTHITYQPSPSTARPLYFHPSSIKRIRAHLRSETKGYLNTFTYTGKIYSALHQTIVTTEHLHQTYPFQITYLSSVSAALSHISTKTTAEKKNLLIWLDALQDIHPYTWARAYDSLTHECGAIYPPREEIVWADAKIYDMLAFDRIAEETGTWRPKTCYPGTTAECTLSSANTSVMKRSNSCGGDHVQILRADARGGPKCTEGKYPVDHEDELDETGFYRWFHQDYVTFLVDFGEFRVFVATEGSSGVAATRTPYIVNAIHTLWKDDNADSSTSSTSTTNMIARNATKLPKGYSAARVTPQTTWPQYPQISYSTLTAYALDVYKRLQATGDIGFSSLNVGARLDIGVAPDGKGFFVNEVTRWYGAHQFAVETQEEPYDSVARAFAKAFAETLGAKMRNIEEVNTRVIAKVPSRRRTIAAEETVVKRPRRKGHHNYDLRILG